TTGACGGAGCCTCCCGCGTCGTCGGTGTAGAAGCTGTTGGTGGGGTCTCCGGCGAAGGTATGCCGGATGTCTCCGGCGCGGGCGACCGGCGCAGCGGCGCCGGCCATGGCCAGGCAGGACAAGGCGATCCAAGTGCGTTTCATGCGAATGCTCCTCTTAAGCGGACGTCGTTCAGGTAAAAAGCCCCCGAGCAAAGCCCTTCGCACTGGATTAGGATGCGTGGATGGAAGACTGGGAAGGATTCCTTTGTAGCAATGACCGTTCGGATTTGTAAAGGAAAAGCGCTGGTTTCGCGCCGAAAAAAACGGGGGCGGGTGAAGGTGTCACCCGCCCCCTTGGGTGTTGGTGGTAAAACTTAGGCCTTGGGACGATAGATGGTACCGAAGACGTAGTCCCAGATCGGCGTCGTCACCCCGAAGGTCCCGTTGGGATCCTTGTAATGATGCAGGAGGTGGTAGCGCTTGAGATAGCGGAAGAAGGCGTTCTTCGGCTGGTACTGGTGGGCCCCGTAATGCGCCCATTCGTATAAGACGTAGCCGAGAAACACGCCGGCCACCACCAGCATGGCCAAGCTGACGCTCCAAGTGAAGGCCAGGGCCACCAAGAAGATGACGGGAGAGAATCCCAAGCTCACGAGAGGCGGCGCGATGACCAACTCCCGGACGTCCATGTCCCGGTGATGGGCCATGTGCAGCGCCGAGGCCATCGTTCGCCAGGGCTCTTTCACCTTGACCAGGTGAAAGACGAAGCGGTGCAGGAAGTACTCGATGAAGGTCCAGTAGAGCAGTCCGCCGACCAGGGCCAGGGCCACCGTCCCGGCGGACCGAGGCTGCCATTCCAGCGAGATTCCGACCAAGAGCAGGGCGATGGGCGTGAACAGCCAAGTCGGCCCGATCGGGTGGGAAAAGCGGAAAAATAACCGTTGCTTCCAGTCGAGAGCGGGCTTTAATGAAGTTTCCATAGCGAGTTTCATGGTTACCCCCTTACAAGTAACCAATCGGTTACCATTCTTGTTTGTTGCGGGCAATTTGTCAATCGGAGATTCGGCAGTGAAGAAAAATAAAAAGGGCGAAGGCAGGGCGGGCGCGGGGAAGGCGAAGGAGCCGCGCCTCAAGCGCGACCCGGTGAAGACGCGCGAGACCATCCTGGCCTGCGCGACCAAGGCCTTCGCCCGCGCCGGATTTCTCGGCACCAGCCTGAGCGAGATCCTCGAGAAGGCCAAGGTCAACAAGCGGATGATCTATCATTACTTCGGGGCCAAGGAGGGCCTGTACCGCGCGGTGCACATCCAGCAGTGGCAGGCCTTGGAGGCCTGGTTCGCGGTGCGCTTAAGCCAGAGCTCGAGGGGCGGCGCCTTCCAATTGGAGAGCGAGGCCCTGCTCGATGAGGCCCTGACCATCTTTCACGAGTTCATCGGGCACAATCAGACCTTTGTCCGGCTGATGATGTGGGACGGCTTGGAGGGAGGCGGCGTTTCGCGCAGCATCTGGAAGGACATCCGCGGACCGATCTACCACCGCATGGAGGCCTTGGTGCAGGCGGCCCAGGCCGCGGGTCTGATGACGACCGAGCTCAAGCCCGACCACCTGATCGTCACCTTCATGGGCGCGATCTCCTTCTACTTCGCCTACGCCAACAGCCTGGAGGACATCTTCCAGCGCCCGCCGCTCAGCCCCGAGATGCTGGCGGAACGTAAAGAGCAGGTGATGAAGATCTTCCACTTGGCCCTGAGGAAGACGTAGGGGCGAACACGAGGTTCGTCCCTACCGGGTCCGCAATCTTTCCGATACTTCCTGCAGCAGCGCCTTCCAGGATCCCTCGTCCGACTCCTGGCTCTGCAAGGAAATGTAGAGCCGCAAGAAACGCTCCCACAGCTCCGGCGCCAGCGAAAAAATCCGATCCAGCAGGATGAAGGGACGGCTGTCGCCCGAGGCCTCCGCCGCCCGCAGGCGCTCCAGCGCGGCCGCGACCTCGGGGCCCGCGATGCCGAGCTTTTCCAGCTCGACAGGGAGGCGCTGCAATAAATAGGCGTGCCATTCGGTGGCCTGCAGGAGCTTGCGGTCGATCTCGACCTGCAGCTGCTGGCTGAGCCGCGCGTAGAGGCACTCCGCCTCGGTCTGCGGCTCTTGGCCCTGGGGCGCCGCGGCGCCCGCGACCAAGTCGGTGGAGAGCTCCCAGACGGGCAGGATCCTGAAATGCACTTCCGCCTCCGACTGCGCCTTGAAGCTGCCCTTCGGCCCCGCGATCGCGCTGCCCATGATCCCCGTCACCAGGACGTTGAGCTTGCTCTCGCCGCGCTGCCTAAGCGCGAGCAGGGTGTCGAGGATCAGGTGCGCCGTGCCGGGCTTGAGGTGGCCCAGCGGCTGGTCCCAGGTCTTCTTGGTGAAGGTTGTATAGTAGCCCGCGTCCAACCGCTCGCCGGAGGGCGAGCGCATGAAGTAGGCGCGGGTGCCCTGCGGATAGACGGCGATCTCGACGTCGCTGTTCACGAGCTTCTCGGCGGCCTCCTGCATCGCGGCCCACCCCTTGCCCTTCTCGCGGTTGACGAAGATCATCCCGGCGTTCTCGATGACCTTCCCCAGGCCGATCCAGGAATAGATGATCGGGTTGTCGATGAAGTGGTCCTTGGCCGCGATGAAGCGCGGCCGCAAGTGCCGGCCGTCGGACTTGTGGATCGAGCCTAGCGCGAAGAAATTGAGCGCGAAATCGAGGTAGCTCTTGTGGTTGAAAAGCAGCAGCGTCTTGCCCTCGATCGGCGCGATGCGCCGCGCGCCATGGATTTGCAGGTGGCATTGGAAGATCTGCGCGACCCGCGAGCCCCAGAGCCGAGCCAGCCCGTCGAAGGCGTCGCGGCCGTACTCGGGGCCGACGCGTTTGAAGGCCATGATCGCCATCCGCGCCAGGGTGCTGGTGGCCAACGCGGACTCGACGATCGGCCAGCGGGAAAGCACCGGCGGTTTGCCGCTGCGATAATCGGTGTCGCGGAAGTCGATCTCGCGCAGCCCCGAGACCGGGAAGGTCGGCGGCCAAGGGCTCAGGCTGATGTAGAAGAGGTTGAAAAAATCCTCCGGGTGGGTGTTCGAACGGCAGCGCGCGATCTCGGCCAGCTTGAGGCGGATGCCGTCGCGGTAGCGGATGGTGATGATGGCGAGCAGGTTGTAGAAGACGATCAGCGAGGAGGCGAGCAGGGTCTCCTGGCTCAAGGGGGATTCGTAGAGCCAGAGGTAGACGACGATGCCGAGCAGCACGACCGAGAGCAGGCGGTCGCGGAAGGGCCCCAGCAGGTACTCCCAACGGCCGATCTTTAAGAGGACGGGATGGAAGGAGACGGGGAAGAATTTTTTTTTCGGGGCCAGGACGGCGCGCAGGGGCCGGCTGAGCAGCCGCAGGAAGGGCGTCAGGAAAAAGAATAAGGAAATCAAGGCGACCCAGGATAAAAGGCCCATGCGTCCTCACATCTAACTTATTGATATATCAAAAGATTTTCTTAATAAAACGAATCGGGGCGGGGGGTCAAGCGGGTTTCGGCGGCGGGAGACGGCAAAAAAAGAAGGCGTCGCGCTGGAGCGGACGCCTTCCTCTTCTTCTATCTTTCTAAACGCGGGCTGGAAGCCCTTGAGAGTATTTTCGGTCCTTTCCCGATAACGTTTCGCGATTTCCCCGTCACGCTATCTTCACGCAACCTCCGGCAAAATTCCCCGATATTGTACACAGGTTATTACCTCTGTCGGGGAGGGGCCTGTCCCGTGCCGGGCTATTAACGATTTGGAGGCTTTCATGAATCGCATGCAGAAACTATCGATGGCGGCCCTCTTCGGCTTCGCCGTTTCCCTCGCCTTCGCGGGTTCCGCTTCGGCTGTCGTCGACAACACGACCTGCAAGGTCTTAAGCAACTCGGACAGCGTCGACGATTTCAATTCGCTGCGCCGAAAGGTCGAAGAAGGCTTCAACCGGAAGCAGGATTTTCGGATGTGCACGGACATCATCCGTTTCGAGTCCGGCGGCGAGATGACCATCGTCCTGACCAAGCCTCTGCACTTCAACAACGATCAAGATTTGGATTGCCAGGGTGACAGCCCCGCCTGCAAGGACGGCATCGCCATGTTGCTGGACGGCACCCCCAACGGCGGCAAGGTGACCATCGACACCACCGGCATGGCCGATGACAAGTGCGCGATCGAGATCACCGCGAGCCGTTTCACCGCCCGCGGCTTCACCGTCAAGACGAAGCAGAGCAATTTGGTGACGGCCAACAAGCAGGCCGACAGCGGTGTCATCTGCGACAACGGCAACAACAACGACTTCAGCGGCGTCGAGATCGAGACCGTCGGCAGCGGCTCCGAGGTCTGCGGCAACGGTAACAAGGAGGGTAACGAGGAATGCGACGACGGCAACACCGTCAGCGGCGACGGCTGCTCCTCGGCCTGCACCACCGAGCCCGATGCGGATGGCGACGGGATTCCGGACGACGTCGACAACTGCAAGAACGACGCGAACGCGGACCAGAAGGATTGCGACAACGACGGCAAGGGCGATGTCTGCGACAACGATTGGGACAACGACAACAAGCCCGACGGCGTCGACAACTGCGCCCCCGACCAAACCACCTGCCAGGACGCAGCCACCCTCGCGAACCTGTCCAACCCGGATCAATCCGACAAGGACGGCGATGAGAAGGGCGACGCCTGCGACGACGATATCGACGGCGACGGCCGGCTCAACGAATCCGACAACTGCCCCTTGGTCGCCAATCCCGACCAAGAGGACAAGGACGGCGACGGCCTGGGCGCGGCCTGCGATCCCAGCGACGAGCCGACCGACAGCGACACCGACGGCGACGGCGTGCCGGACAGCTCCGACAACTGCCCGACCGACGACAACGGTCCGACGGAAGGTCCCAACGACCAATTGGATACCGACAGCGACGGCAACGGCGACGTCTGCGACGTCGACGACGACAACGACGGCCTCTCCGACGCCGACGAGACCGTGCAGGGCCTGGACCCGCTGGATCCTGACTTTGACGACGACGGCACGATCGACGGCGTCGACAGCTGCCCGAAAAATCCGGATCCCAGCTGCGGCACGCCCGAACCGACCGACGATCCCGTCGACAACGACGTGGACGGCGACGGCGTGGCCAACACCAACGACAATTGCCCCAATGCCTCGAACGCCGGCCAAGAAGACGGCGACGGCGACGGCATCGGCGACGCCTGCGACCTCGACAACCCCGAGGCCGACAGCGACGGCGACGGCGTGAAGAACGGCGAGGACAACTGCCCCAGCGTCGGCAACAACGATCAGGTCGACACCGACGAGGACAAGCTGGGCGACGCCTGCGATCCCGCACCGCAAGAGCCCGCCGGTCCGGCGGTGACCAAGTCGGGCGGCGGCTGCTTCAACTCGGTGGCCGGCGCGACCGGTCTTTACGGCGACGCCTGGCTGCTGGCCTTGGGCGCCCTCGCCGGGATCCGCGCCCTGCGCCGCAAGTAGGCGGGCCCCTCAGCGGCATCAAGCATTCGAGGCCTCCGGGCGTTCCCCGGGGGCCTTTTTTTTGCCGCAGCGCGACAAATCGAGCTCTTGTTTTTGGCCGACGGTTTGCAGGGGACGCGAAAAAATATTTTCGCAGAAACGGGCAGCTTTCTGGCCGGGATATTCGATAGAATTAGGAGGGTAATCGGGCCGGTTTCGGGGACTATGCCTTTACAAGTCCCCGAACTTTTGGCACTAATCGAATAGCCCTGGGGTCCCTTGATGTTGGGAGAGTTGACTTCCAAAATTAAGCTGCATCAGCGTCCGATGTCCGTCAACGAGGCGCTGCGCAGCGCGCGGCTGGTTCGCAAGAACTTTGAAGTGCCGCTCGTGTTCCGCGGCGCCGGTCCCTTGCTGATCGGCCGCGACGAGCGCCTTGTCACGCTCGTGATCAACGACGCCTTCATCTCCCGCACCCACGCCGCGATCATCCAAGAGGACGAGGACTTCTACGTCCAGGACCTCAACAGCAAAAACGGCACCTTCCTCAACGGCGAGCGCCTGCCGCCCGGCCAGCGCTCCGCGCGCCCGCTCAAGCACGGCGACCGCATCATGTTCAACACGGTCGAGTTCGAGTTCATCATCCCGGAAGAGAGCGTGTGAGGCTGCCGCAGGCTGGCCTATTCCGCGCGATTCCTCTATAACCTCCGCGTGGCCCCGAAGATCCTCATCCTGGAGGACGAATCCTCCATCGCCGACAACATCCGCTATGCCCTCGAGGCGGAAGGCTTCGCGGCGCTTTGGTTCAGCACGCTGAAGGAGGGCCGCGAAGCCCTCGCGCGGGGCGGGATCGACTTGGTCGTCCTCGACGTCGGCCTGCCGGACGGCAACGGCTTCGACTTCTGCCGCGAGCTGCGTAAGACCAGCGCGGTGCCGGTGATCTTCCTGACCGCCCGCTCCGGCGAGGTCGATCGCGTCGAGTTCGTAGCGCATCGGGTTCGGGGCGGTGGAGAGTTCGACGATCGTCGCCGTCTCCATGCCGAGGTCCGGCCGGTTGAGGATGCGCTTGAGGAGGCGTTCGATGAGTGTCCGAAACGT
The sequence above is a segment of the Deltaproteobacteria bacterium PRO3 genome. Coding sequences within it:
- a CDS encoding FHA domain-containing protein; protein product: MLGELTSKIKLHQRPMSVNEALRSARLVRKNFEVPLVFRGAGPLLIGRDERLVTLVINDAFISRTHAAIIQEDEDFYVQDLNSKNGTFLNGERLPPGQRSARPLKHGDRIMFNTVEFEFIIPEESV
- a CDS encoding 1-acyl-sn-glycerol-3-phosphate acyltransferase, translated to MGLLSWVALISLFFFLTPFLRLLSRPLRAVLAPKKKFFPVSFHPVLLKIGRWEYLLGPFRDRLLSVVLLGIVVYLWLYESPLSQETLLASSLIVFYNLLAIITIRYRDGIRLKLAEIARCRSNTHPEDFFNLFYISLSPWPPTFPVSGLREIDFRDTDYRSGKPPVLSRWPIVESALATSTLARMAIMAFKRVGPEYGRDAFDGLARLWGSRVAQIFQCHLQIHGARRIAPIEGKTLLLFNHKSYLDFALNFFALGSIHKSDGRHLRPRFIAAKDHFIDNPIIYSWIGLGKVIENAGMIFVNREKGKGWAAMQEAAEKLVNSDVEIAVYPQGTRAYFMRSPSGERLDAGYYTTFTKKTWDQPLGHLKPGTAHLILDTLLALRQRGESKLNVLVTGIMGSAIAGPKGSFKAQSEAEVHFRILPVWELSTDLVAGAAAPQGQEPQTEAECLYARLSQQLQVEIDRKLLQATEWHAYLLQRLPVELEKLGIAGPEVAAALERLRAAEASGDSRPFILLDRIFSLAPELWERFLRLYISLQSQESDEGSWKALLQEVSERLRTR
- a CDS encoding response regulator; this translates as MAPKILILEDESSIADNIRYALEAEGFAALWFSTLKEGREALARGGIDLVVLDVGLPDGNGFDFCRELRKTSAVPVIFLTARSGEVDRVEFVAHRVRGGGEFDDRRRLHAEVRPVEDALEEAFDECPKR
- a CDS encoding TetR/AcrR family transcriptional regulator, producing the protein MGVNSQVGPIGWEKRKNNRCFQSRAGFNEVSIASFMVTPLQVTNRLPFLFVAGNLSIGDSAVKKNKKGEGRAGAGKAKEPRLKRDPVKTRETILACATKAFARAGFLGTSLSEILEKAKVNKRMIYHYFGAKEGLYRAVHIQQWQALEAWFAVRLSQSSRGGAFQLESEALLDEALTIFHEFIGHNQTFVRLMMWDGLEGGGVSRSIWKDIRGPIYHRMEALVQAAQAAGLMTTELKPDHLIVTFMGAISFYFAYANSLEDIFQRPPLSPEMLAERKEQVMKIFHLALRKT